Proteins found in one Serratia plymuthica genomic segment:
- the ubiF gene encoding 3-demethoxyubiquinol 3-hydroxylase: protein MNTSQKRYDAVVVGGGMVGAAAALGLAQAGWSVALLEHQAPQAFDEQSPPDLRISAIGCTSVGLLKQLGVWQAVAGMRAAPYRRLETWEWASSRVAFDAASLGLPELGFMVENRILQLALWQQMERCGNLTLCCPARLRSLQRADDHWQLELDSSERLQARLVVGADGANSQVRNLAAIGTSGWQYRQSCMLITVDTGAPQQDVTWQQFFPSGPRAFLPLYDQWASLVWYDSPQRIRQLQALPPAQLEREIAEAFPARLGAVKVHAAGAFPLARRHAQRYVLPGLALLGDAAHTINPLAGQGVNLGYRDVEALLAVLSDARELGEDWSSEAVLMRYQRRRRTDNLLMQSGMDLFYTAFSNNLAPLNVARNIALMAAQRVGRLKEHALKYALGL, encoded by the coding sequence ATGAACACATCTCAAAAAAGGTATGACGCCGTAGTGGTTGGCGGCGGGATGGTCGGCGCGGCGGCGGCGCTGGGATTGGCGCAGGCCGGTTGGTCGGTGGCGCTGTTGGAACATCAGGCGCCGCAGGCGTTCGATGAGCAAAGCCCGCCGGATCTGCGTATTTCCGCGATTGGTTGCACCTCGGTGGGGCTGCTCAAGCAGCTTGGCGTCTGGCAAGCGGTGGCGGGCATGCGTGCGGCGCCGTACCGCCGGTTGGAAACCTGGGAATGGGCGTCCTCACGCGTGGCGTTTGACGCGGCCTCGCTGGGCCTGCCTGAGCTGGGCTTTATGGTGGAAAATCGGATTTTGCAATTGGCGCTGTGGCAGCAAATGGAGCGGTGCGGCAATTTGACGCTCTGTTGCCCCGCCAGGCTGCGTTCGCTGCAACGGGCAGATGACCACTGGCAACTGGAGCTGGACTCTTCTGAGAGGCTGCAGGCGCGGCTGGTGGTGGGCGCCGACGGCGCCAATTCGCAGGTGCGTAATCTGGCGGCCATCGGCACCAGCGGCTGGCAGTATCGCCAGTCCTGCATGTTGATCACCGTCGATACCGGTGCGCCGCAGCAGGATGTGACCTGGCAGCAATTTTTCCCTTCCGGGCCGCGCGCTTTCCTGCCGCTATACGATCAATGGGCTTCGCTGGTGTGGTATGACAGCCCGCAACGCATCCGTCAGTTGCAAGCGCTGCCGCCGGCGCAGCTTGAGCGGGAAATCGCCGAAGCGTTTCCGGCTCGCCTGGGGGCGGTAAAAGTGCATGCCGCCGGGGCCTTTCCGCTGGCGCGCCGCCACGCACAGCGCTATGTGCTGCCGGGGCTGGCGTTGCTCGGTGATGCAGCGCACACCATCAACCCGTTGGCGGGGCAGGGAGTGAACCTGGGCTATCGCGATGTGGAAGCGTTGCTGGCGGTACTGAGCGACGCGCGGGAGCTGGGCGAGGACTGGAGCAGTGAAGCGGTGCTGATGCGCTATCAGCGCCGTCGTCGCACCGATAACCTGCTGATGCAAAGCGGCATGGATCTGTTTTATACCGCTTTCAGCAATAATTTGGCGCCGCTGAACGTAGCGCGCAATATTGCGCTGATGGCGGCCCAGCGGGTAGGCAGGCTGAAGGAGCATGCGCTGAAATACGCATTGGGCTTGTAG